The Thermodesulfovibrionales bacterium genome contains the following window.
ATGAGGATGCGCGGGACATGGTAGAGGAGTTTATTGCGGGAAAGCGGGAGAAGTGAGAAACTGGAGGAGGTTGTATGACCGAGGCGATCATTAAGGTTGAAGGAATGAGTTGTATGCATTGCGTCGGGAGAATAAAGAAGGCCCTGGAAGGCCTGAAGGGCATTCAGGCATCGGATGTCCAGATAGGACTCGTAAAGGTAACATTCGATGAAAAGAACCTTTCGAGAGGGGATATCGAAAAGGCCGTTGTAAGTGCAGGGTATAAGGTAGCCGCGTAACGCGTCCGAATTCATGCCGGCACGGGCGG
Protein-coding sequences here:
- a CDS encoding heavy-metal-associated domain-containing protein; this encodes MTEAIIKVEGMSCMHCVGRIKKALEGLKGIQASDVQIGLVKVTFDEKNLSRGDIEKAVVSAGYKVAA